In a genomic window of Quercus lobata isolate SW786 chromosome 4, ValleyOak3.0 Primary Assembly, whole genome shotgun sequence:
- the LOC115987681 gene encoding beta-glucosidase 17-like isoform X1, translating to MEILHHHRHNLFWYLLLVVAYFFSFTESISRRDFPAGFIFGGASSAYQYEGAAFQHGKGPSIWDTFTVEHPEKIADHTTGDIADEFYYRFKGDIALMNEIGLDFFRLSISWTRILPKGKISGGVNQKGITFYNNLINELLSQGLKPFITLFHWDVPQALEEEYGGFLSQNIVDDYHNYVDVCFKEFGDRVKYWVTINEPNIFTIGGYVTGVDAPGRCSNYIGNCTYGNSGIEPYIVGHNLLLSHAIAVKLYKEKYQASQMGEIGITIQSLWYVPKYQTVASTKAALRALDFMLGWFVDPIIFGDYPKTMRALVGTRLPVFTESQSKMLKGSLDFLGINYYTARYADDSTSSSTINISYTTDSHVNLTINLFDATAEKDGIPIGQPTATDWLYIYPRGIRELMLYIKKKYNNPPIYITENGVADNGSSPIQEALNDNLKIKYYYSHLSNLLEAISAGVDVRGYFVWSFLDDFEWESGYTIRFGIIYVDYKNGLTRYMKRSAFWFKNFLQKENVIRSKPLSYLSSN from the exons ATGGAAATActtcatcatcatcgtcataatttattttggtatCTGCTGCTTGTTGTGGcctattttttctctttcactgAAAGTATAAGTCGGAGAGATTTTCCAGCTGGTTTCATATTTGGAGGAGCCTCAAGTGCTTATCAG TATGAAGGGGCTGCATTTCAACATGGAAAAGGGCCTAGCATATGGGACACTTTCACTGTGGAACAtccag AAAAAATTGCTGACCATACCACGGGAGATATAGCTGATGAATTTTACTATCGTTTTAAG GGGGACATAGCTTTGATGAATGAAATTGGTTTAGATTTCTTTCGATTGTCCATCTCATGGACCAGAATACTACCTA AGGGAAAAATCAGCGGGGGAGTGAACCAAAAAGGGATCACATTCTACAATAACCTTATAAATGAGCTATTGTCTCAAG GTTTAAAACCTTTTATAACTCTATTCCATTGGGATGTTCCACAAGCCCTTGAAGAGGAGTATGGTGGATTCTTGAGCCAAAATATAGT GGATGATTATCACAACTACGTGGATGTTTGTTTCAAAGAATTTGGTGATAGAGTAAAGTATTGGGTCACAATTAATGAGCCAAATATATTTACCATTGGGGGCTACGTAACAGGAGTTGATGCACCTGGTCGATGTTCTAACTATATTGGAAATTGCACATATGGGAACTCTGGGATAGAACCTTATATAGTGGGACATAATTTACTTCTTTCACATGCAATTGCTGTGAAATTATACAAGGAAAAGTATCAG gCTTCTCAAATGGGAGAAATTGGCATTACAATACAAAGTCTTTGGTATGTGCCCAAATACCAAACAGTTGCTAGCACCAAGGCTGCCTTGAGAGCTCTTGATTTTATGCTTGGTTG GTTTGTTGATCCAATTATTTTTGGTGACTATCCTAAGACCATGCGAGCTTTGGTGGGGACTCGACTACCTGTATTTACTGAATCGCAATCCAAGATGCTAAAGGGTTCTCTAGATTTCCTTGGAATAAATTACTACACTGCAAGATATGCAGATGATTCTACATCTTCTAGTACCATCAACATAAGTTACACAACAGATAGCCATGTAAATCTAACCA TTAATCTATTTGATGCCACAGCTGAGAAGGATGGCATTCCTATTGGTCAACCA ACCGCTACTGATTGGCTGTACATTTATCCAAGAGGAATTCGAGAACTTATGTtatacataaagaaaaaatataataatccaCCAATTTACATTACAGAAAATG GAGTTGCTGATAATGGCTCATCCCCGATTCAAGAGGCTCTCAACGACAACTTGAAGATAAAATACTACTATAGTCATCTATCAAATCTATTGGAGGCTATAAG tGCTGGGGTTGACGTGAGAGGATACTTTGTGTGGTCATTTCTTGACGACTTTGAATGGGAATCTGGTTATACTATTCGATTTGGCATCATTTACGTAGATTACAAAAATGGGTTGACAAGATACATGAAACGCTCtgctttttggttcaaaaatttCCTCCAAAAGGAAAATGTCATCAGAAGCAAACCTTTGTCGTACTTGAGTAGTAATTGA
- the LOC115987681 gene encoding beta-glucosidase 17-like isoform X3 encodes MEILHHHRHNLFWYLLLVVAYFFSFTESISRRDFPAGFIFGGASSAYQYEGAAFQHGKGPSIWDTFTVEHPEKIADHTTGDIADEFYYRFKGDIALMNEIGLDFFRLSISWTRILPKGKISGGVNQKGITFYNNLINELLSQGLKPFITLFHWDVPQALEEEYGGFLSQNIVDDYHNYVDVCFKEFGDRVKYWVTINEPNIFTIGGYVTGVDAPGRCSNYIGNCTYGNSGIEPYIVGHNLLLSHAIAVKLYKEKYQASQMGEIGITIQSLWYVPKYQTVASTKAALRALDFMLGWFVDPIIFGDYPKTMRALVGTRLPVFTESQSKMLKGSLDFLGINYYTARYADDSTSSSTINISYTTDSHVNLTRVADNGSSPIQEALNDNLKIKYYYSHLSNLLEAISAGVDVRGYFVWSFLDDFEWESGYTIRFGIIYVDYKNGLTRYMKRSAFWFKNFLQKENVIRSKPLSYLSSN; translated from the exons ATGGAAATActtcatcatcatcgtcataatttattttggtatCTGCTGCTTGTTGTGGcctattttttctctttcactgAAAGTATAAGTCGGAGAGATTTTCCAGCTGGTTTCATATTTGGAGGAGCCTCAAGTGCTTATCAG TATGAAGGGGCTGCATTTCAACATGGAAAAGGGCCTAGCATATGGGACACTTTCACTGTGGAACAtccag AAAAAATTGCTGACCATACCACGGGAGATATAGCTGATGAATTTTACTATCGTTTTAAG GGGGACATAGCTTTGATGAATGAAATTGGTTTAGATTTCTTTCGATTGTCCATCTCATGGACCAGAATACTACCTA AGGGAAAAATCAGCGGGGGAGTGAACCAAAAAGGGATCACATTCTACAATAACCTTATAAATGAGCTATTGTCTCAAG GTTTAAAACCTTTTATAACTCTATTCCATTGGGATGTTCCACAAGCCCTTGAAGAGGAGTATGGTGGATTCTTGAGCCAAAATATAGT GGATGATTATCACAACTACGTGGATGTTTGTTTCAAAGAATTTGGTGATAGAGTAAAGTATTGGGTCACAATTAATGAGCCAAATATATTTACCATTGGGGGCTACGTAACAGGAGTTGATGCACCTGGTCGATGTTCTAACTATATTGGAAATTGCACATATGGGAACTCTGGGATAGAACCTTATATAGTGGGACATAATTTACTTCTTTCACATGCAATTGCTGTGAAATTATACAAGGAAAAGTATCAG gCTTCTCAAATGGGAGAAATTGGCATTACAATACAAAGTCTTTGGTATGTGCCCAAATACCAAACAGTTGCTAGCACCAAGGCTGCCTTGAGAGCTCTTGATTTTATGCTTGGTTG GTTTGTTGATCCAATTATTTTTGGTGACTATCCTAAGACCATGCGAGCTTTGGTGGGGACTCGACTACCTGTATTTACTGAATCGCAATCCAAGATGCTAAAGGGTTCTCTAGATTTCCTTGGAATAAATTACTACACTGCAAGATATGCAGATGATTCTACATCTTCTAGTACCATCAACATAAGTTACACAACAGATAGCCATGTAAATCTAACCA GAGTTGCTGATAATGGCTCATCCCCGATTCAAGAGGCTCTCAACGACAACTTGAAGATAAAATACTACTATAGTCATCTATCAAATCTATTGGAGGCTATAAG tGCTGGGGTTGACGTGAGAGGATACTTTGTGTGGTCATTTCTTGACGACTTTGAATGGGAATCTGGTTATACTATTCGATTTGGCATCATTTACGTAGATTACAAAAATGGGTTGACAAGATACATGAAACGCTCtgctttttggttcaaaaatttCCTCCAAAAGGAAAATGTCATCAGAAGCAAACCTTTGTCGTACTTGAGTAGTAATTGA
- the LOC115987681 gene encoding beta-glucosidase 17-like isoform X4, which produces MNEIGLDFFRLSISWTRILPKGKISGGVNQKGITFYNNLINELLSQGLKPFITLFHWDVPQALEEEYGGFLSQNIVDDYHNYVDVCFKEFGDRVKYWVTINEPNIFTIGGYVTGVDAPGRCSNYIGNCTYGNSGIEPYIVGHNLLLSHAIAVKLYKEKYQASQMGEIGITIQSLWYVPKYQTVASTKAALRALDFMLGWFVDPIIFGDYPKTMRALVGTRLPVFTESQSKMLKGSLDFLGINYYTARYADDSTSSSTINISYTTDSHVNLTINLFDATAEKDGIPIGQPTATDWLYIYPRGIRELMLYIKKKYNNPPIYITENGVADNGSSPIQEALNDNLKIKYYYSHLSNLLEAISAGVDVRGYFVWSFLDDFEWESGYTIRFGIIYVDYKNGLTRYMKRSAFWFKNFLQKENVIRSKPLSYLSSN; this is translated from the exons ATGAATGAAATTGGTTTAGATTTCTTTCGATTGTCCATCTCATGGACCAGAATACTACCTA AGGGAAAAATCAGCGGGGGAGTGAACCAAAAAGGGATCACATTCTACAATAACCTTATAAATGAGCTATTGTCTCAAG GTTTAAAACCTTTTATAACTCTATTCCATTGGGATGTTCCACAAGCCCTTGAAGAGGAGTATGGTGGATTCTTGAGCCAAAATATAGT GGATGATTATCACAACTACGTGGATGTTTGTTTCAAAGAATTTGGTGATAGAGTAAAGTATTGGGTCACAATTAATGAGCCAAATATATTTACCATTGGGGGCTACGTAACAGGAGTTGATGCACCTGGTCGATGTTCTAACTATATTGGAAATTGCACATATGGGAACTCTGGGATAGAACCTTATATAGTGGGACATAATTTACTTCTTTCACATGCAATTGCTGTGAAATTATACAAGGAAAAGTATCAG gCTTCTCAAATGGGAGAAATTGGCATTACAATACAAAGTCTTTGGTATGTGCCCAAATACCAAACAGTTGCTAGCACCAAGGCTGCCTTGAGAGCTCTTGATTTTATGCTTGGTTG GTTTGTTGATCCAATTATTTTTGGTGACTATCCTAAGACCATGCGAGCTTTGGTGGGGACTCGACTACCTGTATTTACTGAATCGCAATCCAAGATGCTAAAGGGTTCTCTAGATTTCCTTGGAATAAATTACTACACTGCAAGATATGCAGATGATTCTACATCTTCTAGTACCATCAACATAAGTTACACAACAGATAGCCATGTAAATCTAACCA TTAATCTATTTGATGCCACAGCTGAGAAGGATGGCATTCCTATTGGTCAACCA ACCGCTACTGATTGGCTGTACATTTATCCAAGAGGAATTCGAGAACTTATGTtatacataaagaaaaaatataataatccaCCAATTTACATTACAGAAAATG GAGTTGCTGATAATGGCTCATCCCCGATTCAAGAGGCTCTCAACGACAACTTGAAGATAAAATACTACTATAGTCATCTATCAAATCTATTGGAGGCTATAAG tGCTGGGGTTGACGTGAGAGGATACTTTGTGTGGTCATTTCTTGACGACTTTGAATGGGAATCTGGTTATACTATTCGATTTGGCATCATTTACGTAGATTACAAAAATGGGTTGACAAGATACATGAAACGCTCtgctttttggttcaaaaatttCCTCCAAAAGGAAAATGTCATCAGAAGCAAACCTTTGTCGTACTTGAGTAGTAATTGA
- the LOC115987681 gene encoding beta-glucosidase 17-like isoform X6, which yields MEILHHHRHNLFWYLLLVVAYFFSFTESISRRDFPAGFIFGGASSAYQYEGAAFQHGKGPSIWDTFTVEHPEKIADHTTGDIADEFYYRFKGDIALMNEIGLDFFRLSISWTRILPKGKISGGVNQKGITFYNNLINELLSQGLKPFITLFHWDVPQALEEEYGGFLSQNIVDDYHNYVDVCFKEFGDRVKYWVTINEPNIFTIGGYVTGVDAPGRCSNYIGNCTYGNSGIEPYIVGHNLLLSHAIAVKLYKEKYQASQMGEIGITIQSLWYVPKYQTVASTKAALRALDFMLGWFVDPIIFGDYPKTMRALVGTRLPVFTESQSKMLKGSLDFLGINYYTARYADDSTSSSTINISYTTDSHVNLTTEKDGIPIGQPELLIMAHPRFKRLSTTT from the exons ATGGAAATActtcatcatcatcgtcataatttattttggtatCTGCTGCTTGTTGTGGcctattttttctctttcactgAAAGTATAAGTCGGAGAGATTTTCCAGCTGGTTTCATATTTGGAGGAGCCTCAAGTGCTTATCAG TATGAAGGGGCTGCATTTCAACATGGAAAAGGGCCTAGCATATGGGACACTTTCACTGTGGAACAtccag AAAAAATTGCTGACCATACCACGGGAGATATAGCTGATGAATTTTACTATCGTTTTAAG GGGGACATAGCTTTGATGAATGAAATTGGTTTAGATTTCTTTCGATTGTCCATCTCATGGACCAGAATACTACCTA AGGGAAAAATCAGCGGGGGAGTGAACCAAAAAGGGATCACATTCTACAATAACCTTATAAATGAGCTATTGTCTCAAG GTTTAAAACCTTTTATAACTCTATTCCATTGGGATGTTCCACAAGCCCTTGAAGAGGAGTATGGTGGATTCTTGAGCCAAAATATAGT GGATGATTATCACAACTACGTGGATGTTTGTTTCAAAGAATTTGGTGATAGAGTAAAGTATTGGGTCACAATTAATGAGCCAAATATATTTACCATTGGGGGCTACGTAACAGGAGTTGATGCACCTGGTCGATGTTCTAACTATATTGGAAATTGCACATATGGGAACTCTGGGATAGAACCTTATATAGTGGGACATAATTTACTTCTTTCACATGCAATTGCTGTGAAATTATACAAGGAAAAGTATCAG gCTTCTCAAATGGGAGAAATTGGCATTACAATACAAAGTCTTTGGTATGTGCCCAAATACCAAACAGTTGCTAGCACCAAGGCTGCCTTGAGAGCTCTTGATTTTATGCTTGGTTG GTTTGTTGATCCAATTATTTTTGGTGACTATCCTAAGACCATGCGAGCTTTGGTGGGGACTCGACTACCTGTATTTACTGAATCGCAATCCAAGATGCTAAAGGGTTCTCTAGATTTCCTTGGAATAAATTACTACACTGCAAGATATGCAGATGATTCTACATCTTCTAGTACCATCAACATAAGTTACACAACAGATAGCCATGTAAATCTAACCA CTGAGAAGGATGGCATTCCTATTGGTCAACCA GAGTTGCTGATAATGGCTCATCCCCGATTCAAGAGGCTCTCAACGACAACTTGA
- the LOC115987681 gene encoding beta-glucosidase 17-like isoform X2 has translation MEILHHHRHNLFWYLLLVVAYFFSFTESISRRDFPAGFIFGGASSAYQYEGAAFQHGKGPSIWDTFTVEHPEKIADHTTGDIADEFYYRFKGDIALMNEIGLDFFRLSISWTRILPKGKISGGVNQKGITFYNNLINELLSQGLKPFITLFHWDVPQALEEEYGGFLSQNIVDDYHNYVDVCFKEFGDRVKYWVTINEPNIFTIGGYVTGVDAPGRCSNYIGNCTYGNSGIEPYIVGHNLLLSHAIAVKLYKEKYQASQMGEIGITIQSLWYVPKYQTVASTKAALRALDFMLGWFVDPIIFGDYPKTMRALVGTRLPVFTESQSKMLKGSLDFLGINYYTARYADDSTSSSTINISYTTDSHVNLTTEKDGIPIGQPTATDWLYIYPRGIRELMLYIKKKYNNPPIYITENGVADNGSSPIQEALNDNLKIKYYYSHLSNLLEAISAGVDVRGYFVWSFLDDFEWESGYTIRFGIIYVDYKNGLTRYMKRSAFWFKNFLQKENVIRSKPLSYLSSN, from the exons ATGGAAATActtcatcatcatcgtcataatttattttggtatCTGCTGCTTGTTGTGGcctattttttctctttcactgAAAGTATAAGTCGGAGAGATTTTCCAGCTGGTTTCATATTTGGAGGAGCCTCAAGTGCTTATCAG TATGAAGGGGCTGCATTTCAACATGGAAAAGGGCCTAGCATATGGGACACTTTCACTGTGGAACAtccag AAAAAATTGCTGACCATACCACGGGAGATATAGCTGATGAATTTTACTATCGTTTTAAG GGGGACATAGCTTTGATGAATGAAATTGGTTTAGATTTCTTTCGATTGTCCATCTCATGGACCAGAATACTACCTA AGGGAAAAATCAGCGGGGGAGTGAACCAAAAAGGGATCACATTCTACAATAACCTTATAAATGAGCTATTGTCTCAAG GTTTAAAACCTTTTATAACTCTATTCCATTGGGATGTTCCACAAGCCCTTGAAGAGGAGTATGGTGGATTCTTGAGCCAAAATATAGT GGATGATTATCACAACTACGTGGATGTTTGTTTCAAAGAATTTGGTGATAGAGTAAAGTATTGGGTCACAATTAATGAGCCAAATATATTTACCATTGGGGGCTACGTAACAGGAGTTGATGCACCTGGTCGATGTTCTAACTATATTGGAAATTGCACATATGGGAACTCTGGGATAGAACCTTATATAGTGGGACATAATTTACTTCTTTCACATGCAATTGCTGTGAAATTATACAAGGAAAAGTATCAG gCTTCTCAAATGGGAGAAATTGGCATTACAATACAAAGTCTTTGGTATGTGCCCAAATACCAAACAGTTGCTAGCACCAAGGCTGCCTTGAGAGCTCTTGATTTTATGCTTGGTTG GTTTGTTGATCCAATTATTTTTGGTGACTATCCTAAGACCATGCGAGCTTTGGTGGGGACTCGACTACCTGTATTTACTGAATCGCAATCCAAGATGCTAAAGGGTTCTCTAGATTTCCTTGGAATAAATTACTACACTGCAAGATATGCAGATGATTCTACATCTTCTAGTACCATCAACATAAGTTACACAACAGATAGCCATGTAAATCTAACCA CTGAGAAGGATGGCATTCCTATTGGTCAACCA ACCGCTACTGATTGGCTGTACATTTATCCAAGAGGAATTCGAGAACTTATGTtatacataaagaaaaaatataataatccaCCAATTTACATTACAGAAAATG GAGTTGCTGATAATGGCTCATCCCCGATTCAAGAGGCTCTCAACGACAACTTGAAGATAAAATACTACTATAGTCATCTATCAAATCTATTGGAGGCTATAAG tGCTGGGGTTGACGTGAGAGGATACTTTGTGTGGTCATTTCTTGACGACTTTGAATGGGAATCTGGTTATACTATTCGATTTGGCATCATTTACGTAGATTACAAAAATGGGTTGACAAGATACATGAAACGCTCtgctttttggttcaaaaatttCCTCCAAAAGGAAAATGTCATCAGAAGCAAACCTTTGTCGTACTTGAGTAGTAATTGA
- the LOC115987681 gene encoding beta-glucosidase 17-like isoform X5: protein MEILHHHRHNLFWYLLLVVAYFFSFTESISRRDFPAGFIFGGASSAYQYEGAAFQHGKGPSIWDTFTVEHPEKIADHTTGDIADEFYYRFKGDIALMNEIGLDFFRLSISWTRILPKGKISGGVNQKGITFYNNLINELLSQGLKPFITLFHWDVPQALEEEYGGFLSQNIVDDYHNYVDVCFKEFGDRVKYWVTINEPNIFTIGGYVTGVDAPGRCSNYIGNCTYGNSGIEPYIVGHNLLLSHAIAVKLYKEKYQASQMGEIGITIQSLWYVPKYQTVASTKAALRALDFMLGWFVDPIIFGDYPKTMRALVGTRLPVFTESQSKMLKGSLDFLGINYYTARYADDSTSSSTINISYTTDSHVNLTINLFDATAEKDGIPIGQPELLIMAHPRFKRLSTTT, encoded by the exons ATGGAAATActtcatcatcatcgtcataatttattttggtatCTGCTGCTTGTTGTGGcctattttttctctttcactgAAAGTATAAGTCGGAGAGATTTTCCAGCTGGTTTCATATTTGGAGGAGCCTCAAGTGCTTATCAG TATGAAGGGGCTGCATTTCAACATGGAAAAGGGCCTAGCATATGGGACACTTTCACTGTGGAACAtccag AAAAAATTGCTGACCATACCACGGGAGATATAGCTGATGAATTTTACTATCGTTTTAAG GGGGACATAGCTTTGATGAATGAAATTGGTTTAGATTTCTTTCGATTGTCCATCTCATGGACCAGAATACTACCTA AGGGAAAAATCAGCGGGGGAGTGAACCAAAAAGGGATCACATTCTACAATAACCTTATAAATGAGCTATTGTCTCAAG GTTTAAAACCTTTTATAACTCTATTCCATTGGGATGTTCCACAAGCCCTTGAAGAGGAGTATGGTGGATTCTTGAGCCAAAATATAGT GGATGATTATCACAACTACGTGGATGTTTGTTTCAAAGAATTTGGTGATAGAGTAAAGTATTGGGTCACAATTAATGAGCCAAATATATTTACCATTGGGGGCTACGTAACAGGAGTTGATGCACCTGGTCGATGTTCTAACTATATTGGAAATTGCACATATGGGAACTCTGGGATAGAACCTTATATAGTGGGACATAATTTACTTCTTTCACATGCAATTGCTGTGAAATTATACAAGGAAAAGTATCAG gCTTCTCAAATGGGAGAAATTGGCATTACAATACAAAGTCTTTGGTATGTGCCCAAATACCAAACAGTTGCTAGCACCAAGGCTGCCTTGAGAGCTCTTGATTTTATGCTTGGTTG GTTTGTTGATCCAATTATTTTTGGTGACTATCCTAAGACCATGCGAGCTTTGGTGGGGACTCGACTACCTGTATTTACTGAATCGCAATCCAAGATGCTAAAGGGTTCTCTAGATTTCCTTGGAATAAATTACTACACTGCAAGATATGCAGATGATTCTACATCTTCTAGTACCATCAACATAAGTTACACAACAGATAGCCATGTAAATCTAACCA TTAATCTATTTGATGCCACAGCTGAGAAGGATGGCATTCCTATTGGTCAACCA GAGTTGCTGATAATGGCTCATCCCCGATTCAAGAGGCTCTCAACGACAACTTGA
- the LOC115987683 gene encoding chaperone protein dnaJ GFA2, mitochondrial-like, giving the protein MARSNGVRLIRCLARRSLATNFFHQSRAAIIYETVCKGAYRNFNSGVCNPSRILGNYTSKNVSQKNWLLLGALNANCGSARLIHGTAPMGRDYYDVLGVSRNANASEIKKAYYGLAKKLHPDTNKDDPEAEKKFQEVQRAYEVLKDDEKRQQYDQVGHEAYVQQGDGGVPNDFHNPFKDFFRDNIFEDFFGRRLGGEDVKVSLELSFMEAVQGSTKTVKFQTHLPCEPCGGRGVAPGVKPEKCTRCKGLGTISMQQGPFMVQITCPQCHGEREIVPPKYICKSCKGRRVVLGTKSVKLNIVPGVDNDETIKVSRSGGADPDGNQPGDLYIVIKVREDPVFRREGADIHVDAVLSITQAILGGTIQVPTLTGDVVLKVRSGTQPGQKVVLKKKGIKTRNSYSFGDQYVHFNVSIPSNLTPRQRELIEEFAKEEQGEYDKRATAGASG; this is encoded by the exons ATGGCTCGCTCCAATGGTGTGAGGCTCATCCGCTGCCTCGCTCGTCGCTCTCTCGCCACCAATTTCTTCCACCAATCCAGGGCCGCCATA ATATACGAGACAGTGTGTAAAGGGGCCTATAGGAATTTCAATTCTGGGGTTTGTAACCCTTCTCGGATTCTTGGGAATTACACTTCCAAAAATG TTAGTCAGAAAAATTGGTTGTTATTGGGAGCTCTGAATGCCAATTGTGGCTCAGCTAGATTAATTCATGGCACTG cACCTATGGGGAGAGATTATTATGATGTACTTGGCGTGAGCAGGAATGCAAATGCATCTGAGATTAAAAAAGCTTATTATGGG CTTGCGAAGAAGCTGCATCCAGATACAAATAAAGATGATCCTGAAGCTGAGAAAAAGTTTCAAGAAGTTCAAAGGGCATATgag GTTTTGAAAGATGATGAGAAGCGACAACAATATGATCAG GTTGGCCATGAGGCATATGTACAACAAGGAGACGGTGGCGTTCCCAATGATTTtcataatccatttaaagattTCTTCCGAGACAAT ATATTCGAAGACTTCTTTGGTCGTAGACTTGGCGGTGAAGATGTCAAG GTATCTCTTGAACTATCCTTTATGGAGGCTGTTCAGGGAAGCACCAAGACAGTGAAATTTCAAACTCATTTGCCATGTGAACCTTGTG GTGGGCGTGGTGTTGCCCCTGGAGTCAAACCGGAAAAATGTACTCGCTGTAAAGGCTTAGGAACG ATTTCCATGCAACAGGGCCCATTTATGGTGCAGATTACTTGTCCTCAGTGTCATGGAGAACGGGAAATTGTGCCA CCTAAGTATATCTGCAAGTCATGCAAAGGAAGGCGAGTTGTATTAGGAACGAAATCAGTCAAGCTTAATATCGTGCCag GAGTAGATAATGATGAGACCATAAAGGTGAGTAGAAGTGGTGGAGCAGATCCTGATGGAAATCAACCTGGTGAtctttatattgttattaag GTTCGCGAAGATCCTGTTTTCCGAAGAGAAGGTGCTGACATTCATGTAGATGCTGTTTTGAGTATTACTCAG GCAATTTTGGGGGGAACAATCCAAGTCCCAACTCTCACAGGAGATGTAGTCCTCAAG GTTCGCTCTGGCACCCAGCCCGGTCAGAAGGTAGttttgaagaagaaag GGATCAAGACAAGGAACTCTTACTCATTTGGTGATCAATATGTGCACTTCAATGTCAGCATTCCATC GAATTTGACCCCAAGGCAACGTGAATTGATTGAAGAGTTTGCCAAAGAAGAGCAAGGGGAATATGATAAGCGTGCTACTGCTGGAGCATCAGGGTAA